DNA sequence from the Arthrobacter jinronghuae genome:
CGCCCTCGTCGAAGATGGCGATCCAGTCCCCCAGCTTCACCGCTTCGTCGAAGTCATGGGTGACGCAGACGATGGTCTTGTTCAGTTCGGACTGGATATGCAGCAGTTCGTCCTGCAGCCGCTGGCGGGTGATCGGGTCCACGGCACCGAACGGTTCATCCATAAGCAGCACGGGCGGATCGGCGGCCAGGGCACGGGCCACGCCCACGCGCTGCTGCTGCCCGCCGGACAGTTCCTTCGGGTAGCGGTCACGGTAGAGGGCCGGATCGAGGGAGACCAGTTCGAGCAGCTCGTCCACCCGGGACTGGATGCGGTCCTTGTCCCAGTTGAGCATCTTGGGGACGACGGCGATGTTCGCCGCCACGGTCATGTGCGGGAAGAGCCCGCCGGCCTGGATGACGTAGCCGATCCCGCGGCGCAGCTGGTCGCCGTCGATCCCGGTGACATCTTCGCCGTCGAGGATGATCCGCCCGCTGGAGGGCTCAATGAGCCGGTTGATCATTTTCAGCGTGGTGGTCTTGCCGCAGCCCGACGGGCCAACCAGCATCACGATGCTGCCCCGCGGGATTTCCATGGTCAGCCCGCCGACGGCCGGTTTGTCCTGTCCGGGGAAGCGCTTGGTGACGTCTTCGAGCAGGATGCCGGTGGCGGTGGCTTTATCGCCGGTGGTTGGGGTAAGAGTCTCAGACACGGATACCTCGCGGGGTTGTGAGCCGGCCGAGGCCGACCAGGAGAAGGTCAAGGATCAGGGCCAGCAGGATGACGCCGACGACGCCGACCACTACGGATTCGAGGGAGTTGGCACCGCCCAGGCGGGAGAGTCCGGTGAAGATGAAGCCGCCCAGTCCCGGGCCGAGGGCGTAGGCCGCGATGGCGGCAATACCCATAACCATCTGGGCGGACACCCGCACGCCGGCGAGGATGACCGGCCAGGCCAGCGGCAGTTCGATGCGCAGCAGTGTGCGCAGCCGGCTCATGCCGACGCCGCGGGCGGATTCCACGACGGTCGGGGAAATCCCGGCCAGACCCACCACCGCGTTGCGCAGGATGGGCAGGGTGGCATAGAACGCCACGACGATCACGGCCGGCACGGCGCCGAACCCGAAGGGTGCGATCAGCAGGCCGATCAGGGCGAAGGACGGCAGCGTGAGGCCTACCGCGGAGACGCCGTTGGCCACTCCGCTGAGGGTCTTATTGCGGTAAACGAGGGCCGCAATGACCACGGCAATGACCGTGGCGAGGATCAGGCACTGGACAACTAGGCTGAAGTGCTGCCATCCGGCGAACAGGATCTGTTGATACCGGTCCGCCACGAATTCCCACACATCAAGACCTCTTCACTTTGGTTGCGTATGTTTCTTGTCGCCTGTTTCTTGTTGCCGCCCGGCGTTTGGTGTCCGTGTTTGGTCCGGGGTTGGTGTCCGGGTTGGTGTCCGGGCGAAAACTACCAAGCAACCTTACCGTTACCTGCTTCACAAAGCGCCCCGAGGAGCCCCAAACCCGGCTTAACGTGATGTTTTTGCAACGGGCGGGGTGCGGCGGGCCGCGGGGTGACGGGTGGGCTTGGGGCGGGGCGGGCCGCGGGGTGAGCCGGGGGCGGGGTGGTGGGCTTTGGGCCGGGTGGGCCGGTGGGCTTGGGGACGGGGTGCGCCGGGTGGGCCGGGTGGGCTTGACGTTCTGCCGGGGCTTCAGCGGCCGGACGCATTCATAGTGCCGTTGATGTCCTCTGGCCGGTCCAGAGGCAGCATCTACTGCACTATGAACGTGCGGGCGGCGCCGGTTGTACAGATAACGGGGCTTACCGGCGTCGGATGTACAGATAACGGGGCTTACCCTCGTCGGTTGTACAGATAACGGGGCTTAGCGGCGCCGGTTGTACAGATAACGGGGTTATTCGGCCGGCATAGGCCCGTTATCTGTACACCGGATTTTCGGAAACCGCCCCAGCCCCCTCCGCTACGAGGATCACTGTGCAGCGGGCGACGTCCGGTCAGTGCCGGAAACCGAAACGCCCGTCGACAACGTCCGGCAGGGCAACCACACCCTGGCGGCCGGGCCGCGGAAGCCCTCGCTGCTTTCGCACCCTCGCAGCCCGGTATTCCCTTCGGGTCGCCGCAACAAGCCGGAAGGAACAACCGAGCATCACCGCCACGAGAATCAGCGCGGTCACTCTCAAGACCCAGTCGTCTGACGGGAAAAGGCCAACCCCGGCGAAAAAGAGAATGAACACCAAATACAGGATGAGGAGGAGCACCCCCACCACCCAGGAATTGGGGTGGTCCGACGGCGGAGCACCGTCCGGCCGGAACCCGAGTTCGTCCGGGGCGTAGCTGTGGAGATTGCCAAACTCCGTCCGATGAAGGAATCGCTTCTCGCCCCGGGCCAGGAGCCTCCGGTGCTCTGCGAAGACTTCCTCGTCGGTGAGCATCCTGTTCAGTGTCATTCGTCCCCCATCATTGTCGGCGTTAAGTTATTCGGTCCGGACTTCCGCCGGCAAAGAAAACGGCCCGCCCAAATCAGCCCTGCCGCACGCGGGACCGAAGACGGGCAAGGAGGTGCTCCTCGGCGTCGGGCCCCGCCTTGATGCCGGCCGGCACCCGGAAGAAGAAGACCAGACCGACCACCCACCATGCGGCGAACAGTACCCACGGCTCGACGCCCAACGCCGCAGGCATGCCCGGCATGTAGAGGCTGAACAGAGCCAGGCCGAAGACGGCGGCGGCAATACCGATGGCGATGCCGCCGTTGCCGCGCCCGCCGATCCGCAGCGGACGGTCCATTGCCGGTTCGCGGCGGCGCAGGATGAGGAATGAAATCGCCACCAGGGTGTAGGCCAGCACGATGCTGGGCGCCCCGGAGTCCACCAGCCAGCCGAGCATCTCCGCCCCGCCAAACGGAGCGAGGAAACTCAGTGCCCCGATGAACAGCAGGGCGTTGTGCGGGGTGTGATACTTCGGATGCAGGCGGCCGAACCAGGCCGGGAGCATGCCGGAACGGGCCAGGGAATACATCAGCCGGGAAGCGCCCATCAACAGGGAGTTCCACGAGGTGAGGATGCCTGCAATGCCGCCGGCAATCAGGATCTTGGCCATGATGTCCGAGCCGAACATGGCTCCGACGGCGTCCGCCGTCGCAATGTCCGTCTGCGCCAGGTCTCCGGCGGACATAGCCGACGAAGTGGTCAGCACCACCATGAGGTACCAGATGGTTGCCAGCACCACGGAGACAACCACGAGCTTGCCGATCTGCTTGGCGGGGATGTTCACTTCCTCGGCGGACTGCGGAATCACGTCGAAGCCGATGAACAGGAAGGGCACCACCACCAGGACCGCGAAGAACCCGGTCATGCCGTTGTTGATCCACGGCTCCATGTTGGCCACGGACCCTCCGGCGAAGGACCCGGCGATCATCACCAGCCCGATGGCCAGCAGGAAAAGCACCACGAAGGTCTGCACCACGCCCGCTTCCTTCACGCCGCGGATGTTGATCCAGGTGATTACGACGGCGGCAACCGCACCTACCAGCGCCCAGGTCAGGTGCACGTCGAAGCCCGCCACGGTCCACAGGTGAATCTGGCTGAGGTCCGGGAAGATGTACTGCACGGTGCGGGGCAGGGCCACGGCTTCGAATGCCACGATGGTCACATAGCCGCCGATGATGGCCCAGGATCCGATGAAGGAGGTCCGCGGACCCATAGCCCGCATGATGTAGTTGTGCTCGCCGCCGGCCTTGGGCATGGCCGCGCAGAGCTCGGCGTACGTCAGTCCGACCACCGCCATAATGACGCCGCCGGTCAGCATGGCCAGCACCGAGCCGAGGGTGCCGGCATTGATCAGCCAGTCGCCGGTGAGCACCACCCAGCCGAAACCGATCATTGCGCCGAAACCGAGCGCCAAAACGTCAATCCGGCCGAGGACTTTCTTGAGCGAGGGCTCGGTTTCGTGGAGCGAGGTTCCCACCCGGCACCCCTTTCCATGTCGTGCCGCCTCAAGGGGGCAAGTGATGACGCAGCATGGGTGCGGAGAGTGGCTCCGGCTGCGTTGACGGAAGAACAACGCTAATGCAATTTGTGTTTGCGGTCACATCGGCACTTCACAAGGGTTTACGTTCTGTGCGAAGCCCCATTTGGGTGGGAAGTTCTGCGCGATTCACTGGCTCTGGCGCGTTCATAGTGCAGTAGATGCCCCCGGGCCAGCCGGGAGGCTGCATCAACTGCACTATGAACGTGCGGGCGGCGCCGGTTGTACAGATACCGGGGTTTCGCCGCGCCGGTTGTACAGATAACGGGGCTTCGCCGCGCCGGTTGTACAGATAACGGGGTTATTCCGGGGCGATAAGCCCGTTATCTGTACACCCCATGAGTTTCCGGGGCTAAGCCTCCACGTCGGTGACGCGGAGCAAGGCGCGGCTACTCTTCTCCAACGACCTCGACGATCACGTTCATGCCGTCATCCGGGTGGTAGTTCCAAAAGGTGGAGAACTCTCCCCACTGAGCAGTTTGCGTCCCGTCCAGGGCCCGGGTATTTCCTAACCTGCTGCCCACGCTGTCGGGCATATCGATGGCCGACAAAACGCAATGTATGTCCAGGAAATCGGCTCCATAGCCCAAGGTCTCTTCACCTTGACCGGACATGGTCAGGCTCTGTCCCTCGTCGCCAAGCTCTATGCCTGTCTGGTCCGTGAGCTCGCAGAGCTCCACGGCGTCGAGCAGAGCGGTGGAATTCGAAGACCTATCAATCTGCGCAAGCAGGAGCCCCGCGCCCAGACCAACAACAAGTCCAGCACCGGCGAACAACGCGTAGTTCCGCCGCGACGGAGGCAACTGGACCGTAGGCGGGTACGGCGTCATACCGAACGGCAGTGCCGCGCGATTCTCCGGTCCGGTCCCGGACTGCGCGGGAGGAGCGGGAGGGGCCGGAGGCAGCGGCGGCATGGGTTTCATCCGCGCACTCTCCGTGCCACCGGCAGGGTTCTGCGGATGCGGATACGGTGCGTCATCCTGCGTCATTACTGCTTCTCCCACTTTCCGCATCGGCTGGATTTGAAGTCTTGGCCCTCGGACAGGGTGACAGTGGGCCTGCCTCCGCCGGGGAGATCGTTTTGCAGGATGTCGTCGCCGTTCGAACCGCTTCGGTAAATTCCCCAGTAGCAGCTGGAGCCGACGTCAGCCGCGGTTGTGTAGGTCCCCGGCGAAACGTTGGTGCCCACCGTCCAGGTCCCGTCGCTGATAGTGTCAGCTGCCTTCTGCTTCTCCGCGGCGGAGACAGCAGATTCCCGCTTTTCCACATCGGCTTCGGCCTTTGCGGCAGCTTCTTCTCGCTCCCCTACCTTCATCTCCCGGGCGTACATGCCGCTGGAGAGCTTGTTGTAGTCCTCCTTCATGACGCTGTAGTCGTCCTGGGACTTCTCGAGCATCGACTGGCGCTGCGCCGATTCTTCCGAAAGCGCGATGTATTCCTCGCTCCGGGTCGGGTCGGTCAGGAAATGTCCACCTACAGCGCCGCCGGCAAGCAGTACGACGCCGGCAGCCGCCAGCCAGATCCGTGCGGCTTTGCGCTTCGCCGCCTGTCGGTCCGCCCGCGGTTCGTCCGCCGGGTTCGTGGCCTTGAGCCGGTCTCCTCGTGCTTTCCTACCCCGCAGGGACGCCGGGGTATCGGTTTCCGGGGCAGGCGGCGGAGGAGGTACTGAGCCGGCAGTCACCATCTCTGCGGTTTCTGGTTCTGCAACCGGCGGCTGCTCCGGGGTGGACTGACTGGGGTGCTGCTGCGACATTCGTGGGTCTTTTCGCTGGTGCGGATCGAGGCGGGTGCGCACACCCGCTGCCGCACGCGCGACCGCTTTCGGATGCACGCCCCTATATACATTCGGCAGCCGAGACCCATCCGTAAGGGGAAGGACATCTCACGGCATCGGCCAGGGGTGATCGCTCTGGACTCGCCGCCGCAGTTTCCGCAACGCTGAACACCGGGAGACGATTGTGTACTACTGAACTGGTACGTACAGTATAGTTCGGTTATCACGTCACCCACGAGAGGTATACCGATGTCGACGACGACAACGACCGCCCCCACAGCAAGCGAGCTCATCGCCCGCGCGGAAAAGCTGGTCCCGCTATTACGGGAGCGCGCATCCGAGGCCGAGAACCTCCGACGGCAGCTCGATGAGACCATCGAGGATTTCAAATCCGCCGGGTTCTTCACAGCGATGGTGCCCGCCGAACACGGAGGCTCCGCACTCGGCCTCAGCGAGTTCGCCGACCTCGTCCGCGTCCTCTCGCGGGGCGATGCCTCTGCCGGCTGGATCGCCGCATTCCTCATCTCGCACTCGACCCTCCTCTATCGCTACGGCGCGGAAGCACAGGGCGAGTTCTTCGCGGAAAAACCGTACGGACTGACCGTCGCCGCTGCGGGCCCGCCCGGAGCCGCAACCCCTGTGGAGGGCGGATATAGCCTCTCCGGCACCTGGCGCTTCGGTTCGGGTGTTCTACACGCTGAGTGGGCCGCACTCAGTGCAATGTCCCCCGATGGCCCTCTCAGCGTTGTGGTACCCGTCAGTGAGACGGAGATCGTCGACACCTGGCACGTCCCCGGAATGAAGGCGACGGGCTCCAACGACATCAAGGTAGAAGGACTCTTCGTTCCCCGCCACCGCACGGTTTCCTTCCCCACATACTCGTCCGAGCACAACGAGGGTGCGGCACTGACTGAATACCCGCTCATCGGCTACCCCATGAACCGCACGCTCAACCTCATCCATTCCGCTGTCGCGATCGGTACCGCAGACGCGGCCCTCGAGCTCTTCGCGGGCGGTCTCGGTAAGCGGGTCCGGATGCAGACGCAGCAGAAGCAGATCGACGAGCCGATCACCCGCCAGACCTACGGCAAGGCATGGGACCTCGTACAGGTCGCGGGTCTCCAGCTACACGACGCACTTGCGCACACTGACCGGGTTTACGGCCGGCACTCAACCGGTCCCGCGTCGCTCGCAGACCGCGCCCGCATCAATCTGGGGCTGACCGGATCCGGGCAGAAAGCTTTCCAAGCCATCGACCTCGTGGTGCGGGCAGCCGGTGCCTCCATCTTCCGCACCGGCGACCCGCTGGAGCGGATCGTCCGCGATACACAGGTCATGCGCAATCACGCCGCAGTCGACTTCGAAACCATGGCGTCCGTCGCCGGCGGCGCGCTGCTCGGTGTTGGTATCGGCGACTACGCCGAGCCCATGTTCTAAGTCGACCCGACTGCCCTCCACCTACTGATAAGGAAGACCGCATGACCGACATTGCTGCACTTGAACGCCGGATTTCCCGAACCGAGGCCTACATCGAAATCTCGAACATCATGGGAAGGATTGAGTTCCTCCACTCCGCATACGCGAACGAACCGATTGTGCCGTACTTCAGCACACGGCCCGACACCGTGATCGAACTCCCGTTCGGCCGCTACACCGGTTCCGACGCCGCGCAGCGCTGCTTCGTCGGCGCGCTCGACGAGGGCCTCCCGCCCCGCGACCTCAGCGGTGAGTACGTCGAGCACCTCCTGTCCACACCCGTCATCGAGGTTGCCGATGACCTCGAAACGGCGAAGGCCGCGTGGATCACGCCGGGCGCCGAGGCTCACCACCTCGGTTGGGTCGAGGGCAATCCCCTCCACGGGTTCTGGTACTGGGGCCGCTACCACCTGGTCTTCCGCAAGGAAGATGGTGCCTGGAAGATTTGGAAGTACCGGAACTCCCTCACGTTCGTTGCCGATTACTACAAGAGCTTCACGGACGGCAGCCTCCCCCGACCGCCAGCGCCGATCGGGAACGGTGGACCGGACAGTGCTCCACGATTCCAGGTCGAGTACACCCCGTCGTGGGATCCCAAGGAACTCGTGCACGCGCCTGAGCCCTACGCCACGTTCGTCGATGAGGACGAGTTCTAAGCACGCAGGAACACCGAAAAGCGGCCGGGTGAATAATTCACCCGACCGCTTTCCGTTCTGCCGATTAGTTGAGGCGTTCCAGCACGATTGCCATTCCCTGCCCGCCGCCGACGCACAGCGTGGCCATGCCAAGCGTCTTGTCCTCGGTCGACAGGCCGTTGATCAGCGTGCCGATGAGGCGGGTGCCGGTCGCACCGAAGGGATGTCCAATGGCGATCGCCCCGCCGTGCGTGTTGAGCTGGCGGTCCATGTCGATCCCGAGCTCCCTCGCAGAAGCAACGACCTGGACGGCGAATGCCTCGTTGATCTCAATCAGGTCGAGGTCGGCGATGGTCAGGCCGGCCCGACGCAGCGCCCGCCGCGACGATTCCACGGGTCCGAGCCCCATGATCTCCGGCGACAGACCTGAGACAGCGGTCGAGACGATGCGTGCCAGTGGCTGCAGACCGTGCGCCTTCGCATACCGTCCGGAGACGACCACTGCGGCGGATGCACCGTCATTGAGCGGGCAGGCATTGCCTGCCGTGACCGTTCCGACGGGCGAGAACACGGGCTTCAGCTCGGCCAGCACCTCCGCCGTGGTCCCCGGACGAAGCGAGTCATCCTGGTCGAAGATTGACCCGTCCGGCCGCACCACGGGCACGATCTCCCGCGCCAGGTAGCCGCTGGCCTGCGCTTCCCCTGCCAGGCGCTGCGAGCGCGCAGCGAAGGCGTCCTGATCGGCCCGGCTGACTCCGGTCAGCCGCGCCACATACTCAGCCGTGTGACCCATTTGGATATAGGCGTCGGGCATAGCGCCGTCGGTGCGCGGGTCGTGCCACGACGCCCCCGACAGCATCGCCTGCGCGGTGCGTTCGGCCGCTGCGTCGAACGCGGCATTGCCCGCCCCGGCCGGAGGGGCCGCGTGCGATGTCGACTCGGTACCTCCGACGAGGAACGCGTCCCCTTCGCCGGCCTTAATGGCGTGGAACGCCATCCGGGTGGTTTGGATCGAGGACGCGCAGAAGCGGTTCACAGTCGTGCCCGGCAGCGTGTCGTAACCGAGCAGCGTCGCCACGACCCGGGCCATATTGAAACCCTGTTCCCCGTCGGGGGCCGCCGTGCCGAGCATCAGGTCATCGACGTCGTCGATGGACAATCCTGGTACACGGTCGATGACGCCGGCGAAGACCTGGCGGGCGAGTTCGTCGCCGCGCACGTCGGCGAGTCCGCCCTTGCGGGCACGGCCGATGGCGGTACGGGCAATGGAGACAATGACGGCGTCGTTGTCGGTGAGGATGGTCATGCGGACTCCCGTAGGTGGGTTGGTTCAAGGGCGGCCATGAGGTTTACGGCGTCGTCAACGGTCTTTGCAGAGGCGAACCCGTGGAAGTCGGGACGGTAGACGACGGCCACGGCCGTATCGAAGACCTCCCCGTATCGGCCATCGACGTCGCTGCCGCTGTGCCGGTTGCGGGCCGCGGTGTCGGCGGGCATGACCTCGATGACCTTGCACGGGAATCCGGCGGGTTTGGCCGCACGGATACGCTCCGCATCGTCCTCACTCACCACGCGCCCGTCGACGAAGGCCACGAACTCTCCCCAGGTAATCCGGTCCGCGGCCGTCTCGCTGCCGTCGAGGCCACGCAACCGTCCCTGCACGCCGATTCGGCCGGCGACCGGATCGGACCCGGGCGCACCGCCGGGGAAGAAGCCCGGACCGAGGATCTCCGGGGGCATGGGAGGAAGTGCATTCCAGGGGAACGGCCCGGCACTGAGGAAGTGGGTGTCGCGCGCCTCGACCTTGGCGGGGTCGGTCTCGCAGATCATCCGGCCGAGTTCGAGCGACATCATCAGCGCATGCTGAACGTGCGCACCCCGCTCGCTCCCATAGGTGTCGAGCAGACTGAGCGGTGCGAGCCCGCTCAGCACGTGGTCAATCTTCCACACGAGGTTCGCGACATCTCGGACCCCCGACACCATGCCCCGCCCGAAGAAGGGCGGCATCTGGTGCGCGGCGTCGCCGGCGACGAACACGCGCCCGCGGCTCCATTCGGTGACGCACCGCGCGTTGAACGTGTACATCGCCAGGCGCTCGAGGTCCGCCTTCTCGGGAGTGACCTCCCAGGGAGCGACAAGTTCCCAGGCGTTCTCCGTGCTGGCGAATGCCGCAGCGTCCTCCCCGGGCATCAGCATGAATTCGAAGCGGCGCCGGCCAGGACCACCGGAGACGACAGACGTCGGACGCAGTGGGTCGCAGATCTGGCCGTTCTCGGGCGTCCATTCACGCTCGGCCATCTGGAGATCCATCACCAGCCAGTCCGAACTGAAGTCCAGATCCGTCATTGCCAGCCCGGCGAGTTCCCGCACAGCTGAGTTGGCACCGTCGCATCCCACGAGGAATTTGGCACGGACCGTGGCCCCGCCGGCAGGGCCGTGGATGAACGCCGATACCCCCTCGGCATCCTGGTCAAACCCGGTAAGAGCGGTCCCCCAGCGAATCTCGAGCCCTTCGGCCATCTCCTGGTGCCGCCGCAGCGCGGCTTCGAGGTCGGGCTGGGCGAACATCGTGGACTCCGGCCAGCCCTGCGGCCCGTCGAGGGGTGCGGGGAAGGTCAGCAGGAGCTTCCGATCGGCAGTCAGCCAGTCGTAGCTCAGGGCAGGCTCGCTGAATGTGGCCTGCTCCTCCGCATCCAGGCCTACTCCGGCTAGGAATCGGTTGACATCCGGGTCGTAATGGACGGCCCGCGGCAGAGAATACGGCTCGCGGTGCTGCTCAACGGCCAGCACCCGGTACCCGCGCTGTGCAAGGTAGAGCGAGGTCAGTTGCCCAACCACGCCCTGCCCCACAACAAGCACATCGACATCGTTGTCGCTCATTTGGCTTCGATTCCATTCTGTTCGTTGAATACTCGGGCCCGCTGGACGAACCAGTCGACCGTGCCTGGGTTCTGCAGCGATCCGCGGTTGACCGCCTTGGCCTGGTCATACCCCAGGAACACCTTCTTCAAGGGCACCTCGATCCGCTTACCGGAGTACGTGACGGGAATGCCCGGCGCTGCCTCGATCGCGTCCGGAACGTGCCGCGCCGTCGCTCGGGAACGGATCGCGGTCCGGATCCGCGCGGCCAGGTCGTCGCTGAGTTCGACGCCGTCGGCCAGTTCGACGAACAGCGGCATCCAGTACCGTCCGCCCGGCATTTCGATCCCCAGAACGACGCCGTTACGCACTTCATCCAGGGTCTGCAGTGCGGCGTAGATCTCCGCGCTGCCGAGCCGCACGCCGTCGCGGTTGAGCGTCGCGTCGGATCTTCCGTGCACCACCACGCCTCCGCGCGGGGTGCGGCTGATCCAGTCGCCGTGCGTCCAGACGGACGGGTCGGCTTCGAAGTACGCCGCATGGTACTTGGCGCCATCCTCATCGCCCCAGAAGCGGACCGGCATTGACGGCATCGGCCCGGTCAGCACGAGCTCGCCCACTTCGTCGTCCGCCGCCTCCCGGCCGTCCTCCGCTCGGACCTGGACGGGAGTTCCGAGCGTTGGTCCCTGCAGTTCACCGAGGTGCACGCGCTGCCACGGGTTGCCTCCGATGAAACCGCTGCAGATATCGGTGCCGCCGGAATCACTCGACAGGTGGACATCGGCCTTGACCGCGGCGTGGACCCAGCGCCAGGTCGAGGGGGCGAGAACCGATCCCGTTGACATGATCGTGTTCAGGCACGAGAGGTCGTAACGGTCTCCCGGGCGCAGACCGGACTTCTCCACGAGGGCGAGATATGCGGCCCCGGTGGCGAGC
Encoded proteins:
- a CDS encoding acyl-CoA dehydrogenase family protein gives rise to the protein MSTTTTTAPTASELIARAEKLVPLLRERASEAENLRRQLDETIEDFKSAGFFTAMVPAEHGGSALGLSEFADLVRVLSRGDASAGWIAAFLISHSTLLYRYGAEAQGEFFAEKPYGLTVAAAGPPGAATPVEGGYSLSGTWRFGSGVLHAEWAALSAMSPDGPLSVVVPVSETEIVDTWHVPGMKATGSNDIKVEGLFVPRHRTVSFPTYSSEHNEGAALTEYPLIGYPMNRTLNLIHSAVAIGTADAALELFAGGLGKRVRMQTQQKQIDEPITRQTYGKAWDLVQVAGLQLHDALAHTDRVYGRHSTGPASLADRARINLGLTGSGQKAFQAIDLVVRAAGASIFRTGDPLERIVRDTQVMRNHAAVDFETMASVAGGALLGVGIGDYAEPMF
- a CDS encoding ABC transporter ATP-binding protein, translating into MSETLTPTTGDKATATGILLEDVTKRFPGQDKPAVGGLTMEIPRGSIVMLVGPSGCGKTTTLKMINRLIEPSSGRIILDGEDVTGIDGDQLRRGIGYVIQAGGLFPHMTVAANIAVVPKMLNWDKDRIQSRVDELLELVSLDPALYRDRYPKELSGGQQQRVGVARALAADPPVLLMDEPFGAVDPITRQRLQDELLHIQSELNKTIVCVTHDFDEAVKLGDWIAIFDEGAQLVQYDSPERILANPANEFVENFIGSGAGLKQLTLTRVNEVELASPITAGIGDLASDTLSRLQGAGEQNAVVLDERERPIQWLSRRQLSRLDRHTDAVDPKLPVISEQSTLNDALDTMLVSSTGAALVTGPRDRFLGLVTVQTVMEAITAANDAAQQGSSSAPVGLNSGGIRRGTETDGQAAVQDDAGAAAGQGTR
- a CDS encoding acetyl-CoA C-acetyltransferase; amino-acid sequence: MTILTDNDAVIVSIARTAIGRARKGGLADVRGDELARQVFAGVIDRVPGLSIDDVDDLMLGTAAPDGEQGFNMARVVATLLGYDTLPGTTVNRFCASSIQTTRMAFHAIKAGEGDAFLVGGTESTSHAAPPAGAGNAAFDAAAERTAQAMLSGASWHDPRTDGAMPDAYIQMGHTAEYVARLTGVSRADQDAFAARSQRLAGEAQASGYLAREIVPVVRPDGSIFDQDDSLRPGTTAEVLAELKPVFSPVGTVTAGNACPLNDGASAAVVVSGRYAKAHGLQPLARIVSTAVSGLSPEIMGLGPVESSRRALRRAGLTIADLDLIEINEAFAVQVVASARELGIDMDRQLNTHGGAIAIGHPFGATGTRLIGTLINGLSTEDKTLGMATLCVGGGQGMAIVLERLN
- a CDS encoding bifunctional 3-(3-hydroxy-phenyl)propionate/3-hydroxycinnamic acid hydroxylase — its product is MSDNDVDVLVVGQGVVGQLTSLYLAQRGYRVLAVEQHREPYSLPRAVHYDPDVNRFLAGVGLDAEEQATFSEPALSYDWLTADRKLLLTFPAPLDGPQGWPESTMFAQPDLEAALRRHQEMAEGLEIRWGTALTGFDQDAEGVSAFIHGPAGGATVRAKFLVGCDGANSAVRELAGLAMTDLDFSSDWLVMDLQMAEREWTPENGQICDPLRPTSVVSGGPGRRRFEFMLMPGEDAAAFASTENAWELVAPWEVTPEKADLERLAMYTFNARCVTEWSRGRVFVAGDAAHQMPPFFGRGMVSGVRDVANLVWKIDHVLSGLAPLSLLDTYGSERGAHVQHALMMSLELGRMICETDPAKVEARDTHFLSAGPFPWNALPPMPPEILGPGFFPGGAPGSDPVAGRIGVQGRLRGLDGSETAADRITWGEFVAFVDGRVVSEDDAERIRAAKPAGFPCKVIEVMPADTAARNRHSGSDVDGRYGEVFDTAVAVVYRPDFHGFASAKTVDDAVNLMAALEPTHLRESA
- a CDS encoding ABC transporter permease — protein: MWEFVADRYQQILFAGWQHFSLVVQCLILATVIAVVIAALVYRNKTLSGVANGVSAVGLTLPSFALIGLLIAPFGFGAVPAVIVVAFYATLPILRNAVVGLAGISPTVVESARGVGMSRLRTLLRIELPLAWPVILAGVRVSAQMVMGIAAIAAYALGPGLGGFIFTGLSRLGGANSLESVVVGVVGVILLALILDLLLVGLGRLTTPRGIRV
- a CDS encoding nuclear transport factor 2 family protein → MTDIAALERRISRTEAYIEISNIMGRIEFLHSAYANEPIVPYFSTRPDTVIELPFGRYTGSDAAQRCFVGALDEGLPPRDLSGEYVEHLLSTPVIEVADDLETAKAAWITPGAEAHHLGWVEGNPLHGFWYWGRYHLVFRKEDGAWKIWKYRNSLTFVADYYKSFTDGSLPRPPAPIGNGGPDSAPRFQVEYTPSWDPKELVHAPEPYATFVDEDEF
- a CDS encoding APC family permease, which translates into the protein MGTSLHETEPSLKKVLGRIDVLALGFGAMIGFGWVVLTGDWLINAGTLGSVLAMLTGGVIMAVVGLTYAELCAAMPKAGGEHNYIMRAMGPRTSFIGSWAIIGGYVTIVAFEAVALPRTVQYIFPDLSQIHLWTVAGFDVHLTWALVGAVAAVVITWINIRGVKEAGVVQTFVVLFLLAIGLVMIAGSFAGGSVANMEPWINNGMTGFFAVLVVVPFLFIGFDVIPQSAEEVNIPAKQIGKLVVVSVVLATIWYLMVVLTTSSAMSAGDLAQTDIATADAVGAMFGSDIMAKILIAGGIAGILTSWNSLLMGASRLMYSLARSGMLPAWFGRLHPKYHTPHNALLFIGALSFLAPFGGAEMLGWLVDSGAPSIVLAYTLVAISFLILRRREPAMDRPLRIGGRGNGGIAIGIAAAVFGLALFSLYMPGMPAALGVEPWVLFAAWWVVGLVFFFRVPAGIKAGPDAEEHLLARLRSRVRQG